The stretch of DNA CCGCTCCTTTAGTTCCGACGCCAGCGCATCCCGCTGGCTGGTCCCGCCACGCGGGGCGGTCGCGGTGGCCATTAGGCGAGGATCTTGGCGACCACGCCGGCCCCGACCGTCCGGCCGCCCTCCCGCACCGCGAACCGCTGCCCTTCCTCCAGCGCAATCGGGGTGATCAGCGCCCCCTCGATCGTCACGTTGTCCCCCGGC from bacterium encodes:
- the tuf gene encoding elongation factor Tu (EF-Tu; promotes GTP-dependent binding of aminoacyl-tRNA to the A-site of ribosomes during protein biosynthesis; when the tRNA anticodon matches the mRNA codon, GTP hydrolysis results; the inactive EF-Tu-GDP leaves the ribosome and release of GDP is promoted by elongation factor Ts; many prokaryotes have two copies of the gene encoding EF-Tu); amino-acid sequence: PGDNVTIEGALITPIALEEGQRFAVREGGRTVGAGVVAKILA